One Methylobacterium sp. AMS5 genomic region harbors:
- the rpsP gene encoding 30S ribosomal protein S16 yields the protein MSLKIRLTRGGAKKRPYYRIVIADARAPRDGRFIDKVGAYDPMKAKDDPARIVLDNEKIQSWLAKGAQPTDRVLRFLDAAGLAKRPTRNNPQKAEPGEKAKERAAKRAEKAAAPAEDAAA from the coding sequence ATGTCCCTCAAGATCCGTCTCACCCGTGGCGGCGCCAAGAAGCGCCCGTACTACCGCATCGTCATCGCCGATGCCCGCGCCCCGCGCGACGGCCGCTTCATCGACAAGGTCGGCGCCTACGACCCGATGAAGGCCAAGGACGATCCGGCCCGGATCGTGCTCGACAACGAGAAGATCCAGTCCTGGCTCGCCAAGGGCGCGCAGCCGACCGACCGCGTCCTGCGCTTCCTCGACGCCGCCGGCCTCGCCAAGCGCCCGACCCGCAACAACCCGCAGAAGGCCGAGCCGGGCGAGAAGGCCAAGGAGCGCGCCGCCAAGCGCGCCGAGAAGGCTGCCGCCCCGGCCGAAGACGCCGCGGCGTAA
- the rimM gene encoding ribosome maturation factor RimM (Essential for efficient processing of 16S rRNA), which yields MARRPGSSSRGPARFDRPADRLAPEAVTSARKPPGAKPPPPASADPGLVLLGEFGRPHGLHGEVRLKSHTQEPLAIAGYGPLHASDGRTLEFANVRPAPGSSPDLLIVRVKGVDDRSGAEALNRVTLAIARERLGEVEDEDEFFLTDLIGLTVEDGAGVAIGTIVAVPNFGGGDLLEIRPAAGGPTALLPFTKAFVPTLDLAGGKVVADPPDDLFAPPGPKPADDPG from the coding sequence ATGGCTCGCCGCCCCGGCTCCTCATCGCGCGGACCTGCGCGGTTCGACCGCCCCGCCGACCGCCTCGCGCCGGAAGCCGTGACCTCGGCCCGCAAGCCGCCGGGCGCCAAGCCGCCCCCGCCCGCCTCTGCCGATCCGGGGCTCGTTCTGCTCGGCGAGTTCGGCCGGCCGCACGGGCTGCACGGCGAAGTCCGGTTGAAATCCCATACCCAGGAGCCCCTGGCGATCGCGGGCTACGGTCCATTGCACGCCTCCGACGGGCGCACCCTCGAATTCGCCAACGTCCGGCCCGCTCCCGGCAGCTCCCCCGACCTGCTGATCGTACGGGTGAAGGGCGTGGACGACCGCAGCGGCGCCGAAGCCCTCAACCGCGTCACCCTCGCCATCGCCCGCGAGCGTCTGGGCGAGGTGGAGGACGAAGACGAGTTCTTCCTCACCGACCTGATCGGGCTCACGGTCGAGGACGGGGCCGGAGTGGCGATCGGCACCATCGTGGCGGTGCCGAATTTCGGCGGCGGCGATCTGCTCGAGATCCGCCCGGCGGCCGGCGGACCGACCGCGCTCCTGCCCTTTACCAAGGCCTTCGTGCCGACCCTCGATCTCGCGGGCGGGAAGGTCGTGGCCGATCCGCCGGACGACCTGTTCGCCCCGCCGGGGCCGAAGCCTGCCGACGATCCGGGGTAG
- a CDS encoding HAMP domain-containing methyl-accepting chemotaxis protein yields the protein MQVMSHIKIFAKFISVIVMITVIVGGCIWFAQSRMSSIDDTYSLFIVREAKAVSNARRSNQLIFELNYWVFRIIAETDPAQMKAANEGFEAALPTMRQTLSELRGQAPTFAARLDEQTARVERFVKDVSEIRRLGTLNQNAEAIDLMHGTVDPTLAAMVAEGGKLASDISAYMEKSSDLLTDQTNATRYSLMGIGALGMLFGLAAAIFVSVVGITRPLGNLVRVLQRMAKGEIDTKIKEADRGDEIGAVGRAVEDIKTMVARKAAEQAEIKRIADEAAAAERKRTMVELADGFETAVGSIVGMVTASATELQATAQQMTATATETASQSTTVAAAAEEAATNVSTVATAAEELGASVQEIGRQVSGSADLAETAVAEAHETTQLVQELKQAAEQIGAMVGMISNIAGQTNLLALNATIEAARAGEAGRGFAVVATEVKELANQTARATEEISQRIGQVQGVTDQAVGAIGGIGNRIREINAVVAGIAAAVEQQSAATQEIVRNVAQASTGTTEVTSNIAGVAQASEETGVAASQVLSSASELSRQSERLSAEVDRFLTTVRAA from the coding sequence ATGCAAGTCATGTCTCATATCAAAATATTTGCGAAGTTTATATCAGTTATTGTAATGATCACCGTTATAGTTGGGGGGTGTATCTGGTTTGCCCAGTCGCGCATGAGTAGTATTGACGACACCTATAGCCTCTTCATCGTCCGTGAGGCAAAGGCTGTGTCCAATGCGCGTCGCTCCAATCAGCTGATCTTCGAGTTGAATTACTGGGTCTTCCGGATCATCGCCGAGACCGATCCGGCCCAGATGAAGGCTGCCAACGAGGGCTTCGAGGCGGCGCTTCCGACCATGCGGCAGACCCTGAGCGAGTTGCGCGGGCAGGCACCGACCTTCGCGGCGCGCCTGGATGAGCAGACCGCGCGCGTCGAACGCTTCGTCAAGGATGTCAGTGAGATCCGCCGTCTCGGCACCCTGAACCAGAACGCCGAGGCAATCGATTTGATGCACGGCACGGTCGACCCAACCCTTGCTGCCATGGTCGCCGAGGGCGGTAAACTGGCCAGCGACATCTCTGCCTATATGGAGAAGAGCTCCGATCTGCTCACCGATCAGACCAACGCCACCCGCTACAGCCTGATGGGCATCGGTGCGCTGGGCATGCTGTTCGGTCTCGCTGCGGCGATCTTCGTCTCCGTCGTCGGCATCACGCGTCCGTTGGGCAACTTGGTCCGCGTCCTCCAGCGGATGGCCAAGGGTGAAATCGACACCAAGATCAAGGAAGCGGACCGCGGTGACGAGATCGGTGCGGTCGGCCGTGCGGTCGAGGATATCAAGACAATGGTGGCTCGGAAGGCCGCCGAGCAGGCGGAGATCAAGCGCATCGCCGACGAGGCCGCCGCCGCCGAGCGCAAGCGTACCATGGTGGAACTCGCCGACGGGTTCGAGACGGCGGTCGGGTCGATCGTCGGCATGGTCACGGCTTCCGCCACGGAATTGCAGGCCACGGCGCAGCAGATGACGGCCACCGCTACCGAGACCGCCAGCCAGTCCACCACGGTCGCCGCCGCGGCTGAGGAGGCGGCGACCAACGTCAGCACGGTCGCGACCGCGGCCGAGGAACTGGGCGCGTCGGTGCAGGAGATTGGCCGGCAGGTGTCGGGCTCGGCCGATCTGGCTGAGACTGCGGTCGCCGAAGCTCACGAAACCACGCAGCTGGTGCAGGAACTCAAGCAGGCCGCCGAACAGATCGGCGCCATGGTCGGCATGATCTCGAACATCGCCGGCCAGACCAACCTGCTCGCCCTCAACGCGACGATCGAGGCGGCCCGCGCCGGCGAGGCGGGGCGCGGCTTTGCGGTCGTCGCCACCGAGGTCAAGGAACTCGCCAACCAGACGGCGCGCGCCACCGAAGAGATCAGTCAGCGCATCGGCCAGGTGCAGGGGGTGACCGATCAGGCGGTCGGCGCGATCGGCGGCATCGGCAACCGCATCCGCGAGATCAACGCGGTGGTCGCCGGCATCGCGGCGGCGGTCGAGCAGCAGAGCGCGGCAACTCAGGAGATCGTGCGCAACGTGGCCCAAGCTTCCACGGGCACGACGGAGGTGACGAGCAACATCGCGGGCGTGGCGCAAGCCTCCGAGGAGACCGGAGTGGCAGCCAGTCAGGTCCTTTCGTCGGCATCCGAGCTGTCCCGGCAGTCCGAACGCCTCTCGGCGGAAGTCGACCGGTTCCTAACGACGGTTCGTGCCGCCTGA
- a CDS encoding DUF4239 domain-containing protein has translation MILDLWLDQPVWLMFTLLSGLFLALCLLLSLLSTLPGTRAGMRLLATGIVPPYIGVIAVLLALLTGFVANDAWERQRQASRVLQAERSHALAVYDLSIASAPDMSGLRTSLFAYLDAVVKEEWPSMAATGASAPAAGQALGRLLQTAADPSTAAEAGQATHAALLDAVMQLRSTRSERLALSAARSDESKWLTLLVLAALTLTAIALVHCERPFAQATTLALFSAAMVTTLGVVALHERPFDGPLALSSEPIRLARAAMEAGTR, from the coding sequence ATGATCCTCGACCTCTGGCTCGACCAACCCGTCTGGTTGATGTTCACCCTCCTCTCGGGCCTCTTCCTTGCGCTCTGTCTGCTGCTGAGCCTGCTCTCGACCCTGCCGGGGACGCGGGCGGGGATGCGCCTGCTCGCGACCGGTATCGTGCCGCCGTATATCGGCGTGATCGCGGTGCTGCTCGCGCTGCTGACGGGCTTCGTCGCCAACGATGCCTGGGAGCGTCAGCGGCAGGCCAGCCGCGTGCTCCAGGCCGAGCGCTCGCATGCACTCGCGGTCTACGACCTCAGCATCGCCTCGGCGCCGGACATGAGCGGCCTGCGCACCTCGCTCTTCGCCTATCTCGATGCCGTCGTGAAGGAGGAGTGGCCGTCCATGGCCGCGACCGGCGCCTCTGCTCCCGCCGCCGGCCAAGCGCTCGGGCGTCTGCTCCAGACCGCGGCCGACCCGAGCACCGCCGCGGAGGCGGGGCAGGCGACGCACGCCGCGCTGCTCGATGCGGTGATGCAACTCCGCTCGACCCGCAGCGAGCGCCTCGCGCTCAGCGCCGCCCGCAGCGACGAGAGCAAATGGCTGACGCTGCTCGTGCTCGCCGCCCTGACGCTGACGGCGATCGCCCTCGTGCATTGCGAGCGCCCGTTCGCGCAGGCGACGACGCTCGCCCTGTTCTCCGCGGCGATGGTGACGACGCTCGGCGTGGTCGCTCTGCACGAGCGCCCCTTCGACGGACCCCTGGCGCTGTCGTCCGAACCGATCCGTCTTGCCCGCGCCGCGATGGAGGCGGGCACACGCTGA
- a CDS encoding methyltransferase domain-containing protein has product MIRFAAALVLLSLPAIAAEPLAPPGAPAERFPRPDRPVAEIVAPQWADERERDKADEVGQVARLMRIAPGETVADIGAGSGYYVFRLSPRVGPQGRILAQDITPDYLADLERRLAESGLSNVTVVRGEAHDPRLPTGSVDAAVLVHMYHEIAQPFGLLWNLAAAIKPGGRVGIVDADAIPSRHGTPPKLLRCELAAVGFREVSLTRLKGGVGYLAVFEAPAPDRRPAPETIRPCRDEATREKR; this is encoded by the coding sequence ATGATCCGCTTTGCCGCCGCCCTCGTCCTCCTGTCTCTTCCGGCCATCGCGGCCGAGCCGCTCGCGCCTCCCGGCGCGCCGGCCGAGCGATTCCCGCGGCCCGACCGGCCGGTCGCCGAGATCGTCGCGCCGCAATGGGCGGACGAGCGGGAGCGCGACAAGGCCGACGAGGTGGGGCAGGTCGCCCGCCTGATGCGGATCGCCCCCGGCGAGACGGTGGCCGATATCGGCGCGGGCAGCGGCTACTACGTGTTCCGCTTGAGCCCCCGCGTCGGCCCGCAGGGGCGCATTCTCGCGCAGGACATCACGCCGGACTACCTCGCCGATCTGGAGCGCCGGCTCGCGGAATCGGGGCTGTCCAACGTCACCGTGGTGCGCGGAGAGGCGCACGACCCGCGCCTGCCGACCGGCTCGGTCGATGCGGCCGTGCTGGTCCACATGTACCACGAGATCGCCCAGCCCTTCGGCCTGCTCTGGAACCTCGCCGCCGCGATCAAGCCGGGCGGCCGGGTCGGGATCGTCGATGCCGACGCGATCCCCTCGCGCCACGGCACGCCGCCGAAGCTTCTGCGCTGCGAACTCGCGGCCGTCGGCTTTCGCGAGGTGTCGTTGACGCGGCTGAAGGGCGGCGTCGGCTATCTCGCCGTCTTCGAGGCGCCCGCGCCGGACCGGCGGCCCGCACCGGAAACGATCCGGCCCTGCCGGGACGAGGCCACCCGCGAGAAGCGCTGA
- the trmD gene encoding tRNA (guanosine(37)-N1)-methyltransferase TrmD, whose amino-acid sequence MSEPILPGTAAPWRATVLTLYPEMFPGPLGHSLSGDALGRGTWSLEPRQIREHGLGRHRNVDDTPAGGGAGMVLRCDVLGAAIDAAASAVDPRPRLLMSPRGRPLTQSRVRALAEGPGAIIVCGRFEGVDERVIEARALEEISIGDYVLSGGEIAALVLIDACVRLLPGVMGKHASGVEESFEGGLLEYPHYTRPREWEGRTIPDVLMGGNHAAIARWRSERSRALTRARRPDLLKRDEP is encoded by the coding sequence ATGAGCGAGCCCATTCTCCCCGGCACGGCGGCCCCCTGGCGGGCCACCGTCCTGACCCTCTACCCGGAGATGTTTCCCGGCCCGCTGGGTCATTCGCTGTCGGGGGACGCGCTGGGTCGAGGGACGTGGAGCCTGGAGCCGCGTCAGATCCGCGAGCACGGGCTCGGCCGCCACCGCAACGTGGACGACACGCCGGCCGGCGGCGGCGCCGGGATGGTGCTGCGCTGCGACGTGCTCGGCGCCGCCATCGACGCCGCGGCGTCGGCGGTCGATCCCCGCCCCCGCCTCCTCATGTCCCCACGTGGAAGGCCGTTGACGCAGAGCCGCGTGCGGGCGCTGGCCGAAGGGCCGGGCGCCATCATCGTCTGCGGCCGCTTCGAGGGTGTGGACGAGCGGGTGATCGAGGCGCGCGCGTTGGAAGAGATCTCGATCGGCGATTACGTGCTCTCAGGCGGCGAGATCGCGGCCCTGGTGCTCATCGACGCCTGCGTGCGCCTGCTGCCCGGCGTGATGGGCAAGCACGCCTCGGGCGTCGAGGAGAGCTTCGAGGGCGGACTGCTCGAATACCCGCACTACACCCGGCCCCGGGAATGGGAGGGCCGGACGATTCCCGACGTGCTGATGGGCGGCAACCACGCCGCCATCGCCCGCTGGCGGTCCGAGCGCAGCCGCGCGCTGACGCGGGCGCGCCGGCCCGACCTGCTGAAGCGGGACGAACCTTAG
- a CDS encoding phosphoserine transaminase yields the protein MTAQMPAARPRVPYFSSGPTTKRPGWTLDALSGAALGRSHRSAVGKAKLAEAIELTRKVLRIPADYRIGIVPGSDTGAVEMAMWSMLGPKTVEVMAWDSFGAEWVTDALKELRIDPKVHVGEHGILPKLDAIDTKNNDVVFTWNGTTAGVKVPHADWIADDREGVTICDATSAAFAMPLPWDKLDVVTYSWQKVMGGEAAHGMLILSPRAVARLESHTPAWPIPKVFRLTKGGKLIEGIFKGDTINTPSMLAVEDYLDTLKWAQSIGGLDALHARADANARVIHDWVARTPWIGHLAVDPATYSNTGVCLVITDPDVLAKGDAAVKALAAALVTRLEREGVAFDFGAYRDAPAGLRIWCGATVEASDLAALTPWLDWAFAQEKAALAAAAA from the coding sequence ATGACGGCTCAAATGCCCGCCGCGCGTCCGCGCGTGCCTTATTTCTCGTCCGGCCCCACGACCAAGCGTCCCGGCTGGACCCTCGATGCCCTCTCCGGTGCAGCGCTCGGCCGCTCGCACCGCTCGGCCGTCGGCAAGGCCAAGCTCGCCGAGGCCATCGAGCTGACCCGCAAGGTTCTGCGCATCCCCGCCGATTACCGCATCGGCATCGTCCCCGGCTCGGATACCGGCGCCGTCGAGATGGCGATGTGGTCGATGCTCGGCCCGAAGACCGTCGAGGTCATGGCCTGGGATTCCTTCGGCGCCGAATGGGTCACCGACGCGCTCAAGGAACTCCGGATCGACCCGAAGGTGCATGTCGGCGAGCACGGCATCCTGCCCAAGCTCGATGCGATCGACACCAAGAACAACGACGTCGTCTTCACCTGGAACGGCACCACCGCCGGCGTGAAGGTCCCGCACGCCGACTGGATCGCCGACGACCGCGAGGGCGTCACGATCTGCGACGCGACCTCGGCCGCCTTCGCGATGCCGCTGCCGTGGGACAAGCTCGATGTCGTCACCTATTCCTGGCAGAAGGTGATGGGCGGCGAGGCCGCGCACGGCATGCTGATCCTCTCACCGCGCGCCGTGGCGCGTCTCGAGAGCCACACGCCGGCCTGGCCGATCCCGAAGGTGTTCCGCCTCACCAAGGGCGGCAAGCTGATCGAGGGCATCTTCAAGGGCGACACGATCAACACGCCCTCGATGCTCGCGGTCGAGGACTACCTCGACACCCTGAAATGGGCGCAGAGCATCGGCGGCCTCGACGCGCTGCATGCGCGGGCGGACGCCAATGCGCGGGTGATCCACGACTGGGTGGCGCGCACCCCCTGGATCGGCCACCTCGCGGTGGACCCGGCGACCTACTCGAACACCGGCGTCTGCCTCGTGATCACCGATCCGGACGTGCTCGCCAAGGGCGATGCCGCGGTGAAGGCGTTGGCCGCCGCCCTCGTCACGCGGCTGGAGCGCGAGGGCGTCGCCTTCGACTTCGGCGCCTACCGCGACGCACCGGCCGGCCTGCGCATCTGGTGCGGGGCCACCGTCGAGGCCTCCGACCTCGCGGCGCTCACCCCCTGGCTCGACTGGGCCTTCGCCCAGGAGAAGGCGGCGCTCGCCGCCGCCGCGGCCTGA
- the serA gene encoding phosphoglycerate dehydrogenase, which produces MPKLATNKPKVLISDALSDAAVQIFRDRGIEVDFQPGLGKDKDALAAIIGQYDGLAIRSATKVTGKLLAEATRLKVVGRAGIGVDNVDVPAATAKGVIVMNTPFGNSITTAEHAIALIFALARQIPAADASTQAGKWEKNRFMGVELTAKTLGIVGCGNIGAVVADRAIGLKLKVVAYDPFLTPERAVEIGVEKVELDELLARADIITLHVPLTDKTRNILSEENLAKTKRGVRIVNCARGGLVDESALRAALDSGHVAGAALDVFVTEPATENPLFGHPNVICTPHLGAATSEAQENVALQIAEQMADYLLSGAITNAINFPSISAEEAPRLKPFVALCEKLGSFLGQLTEAPIKGIRITYEGAVAGMNTRALTSAAVTGVLRPILQEVNMVSAPVIARDRGIVIDEIKREGGASDYESVVRITVDAEDMPRDAAGTVFNDGKPRIIEIRGINIDAPFAPLMLYVRNHDKPGFVGSFGTVLGEAGVNLATFALGREAEGGNAIAFVAVDAEVSPEVLKAIEAIPQVKRVRPVRF; this is translated from the coding sequence ATGCCCAAGCTTGCCACGAACAAGCCGAAAGTCCTGATCTCCGACGCCCTGTCCGACGCCGCCGTCCAGATCTTCCGCGATCGCGGCATCGAGGTCGATTTCCAGCCTGGCCTCGGCAAGGACAAGGACGCCCTGGCCGCCATCATCGGCCAATATGACGGTCTCGCCATCCGCTCCGCCACCAAGGTGACGGGCAAGCTGCTCGCCGAGGCCACCCGGCTGAAGGTGGTCGGCCGCGCCGGCATCGGTGTCGACAACGTCGATGTCCCAGCCGCGACCGCCAAGGGCGTGATCGTGATGAACACGCCGTTCGGCAACTCGATCACCACCGCCGAGCACGCCATCGCCCTGATCTTCGCGCTCGCTCGCCAGATCCCGGCGGCGGACGCCTCCACGCAGGCCGGCAAGTGGGAGAAGAACCGCTTCATGGGCGTCGAGCTGACGGCCAAGACGCTCGGCATCGTCGGCTGCGGCAATATCGGCGCCGTGGTCGCCGACCGGGCGATCGGGCTCAAGCTGAAGGTCGTCGCCTACGATCCCTTCCTGACGCCGGAGCGCGCCGTCGAGATCGGCGTCGAGAAGGTCGAACTCGACGAATTGCTGGCGCGGGCCGACATCATCACCCTGCACGTGCCGCTCACCGACAAGACCCGCAACATCCTCTCGGAGGAAAACCTCGCCAAGACCAAGCGCGGCGTGCGCATCGTCAACTGCGCCCGCGGCGGCCTCGTGGACGAGAGCGCTCTCCGCGCCGCCCTGGATTCCGGTCATGTCGCGGGCGCGGCCCTCGACGTGTTCGTGACCGAGCCGGCGACCGAGAACCCGCTCTTCGGCCACCCGAACGTGATCTGCACGCCGCATCTCGGCGCCGCGACCTCCGAGGCGCAGGAGAACGTCGCGCTCCAGATCGCCGAGCAGATGGCGGACTACCTCCTCAGCGGCGCCATCACCAACGCGATCAACTTCCCCTCGATCTCGGCCGAGGAAGCGCCGCGCCTCAAGCCGTTCGTCGCCCTGTGCGAAAAACTCGGCTCGTTCCTGGGCCAGCTCACGGAAGCACCGATCAAGGGCATCCGCATCACCTACGAGGGCGCGGTGGCCGGGATGAACACCCGAGCGCTGACCTCGGCGGCGGTGACCGGCGTGCTGCGCCCGATCCTGCAAGAGGTGAACATGGTCTCGGCCCCCGTGATCGCGCGGGATCGCGGGATCGTCATCGACGAGATCAAGCGTGAGGGCGGGGCCAGCGACTACGAATCGGTGGTGCGCATCACCGTGGATGCCGAAGACATGCCGCGCGACGCCGCCGGCACCGTCTTCAACGACGGCAAGCCGCGCATCATCGAGATCCGCGGCATCAACATCGACGCACCCTTCGCGCCGCTGATGCTCTACGTGCGCAACCACGACAAGCCGGGCTTCGTCGGCAGCTTCGGCACCGTGCTCGGCGAGGCCGGCGTCAACCTCGCGACCTTCGCGCTGGGCCGCGAGGCCGAGGGCGGCAACGCGATCGCCTTCGTGGCGGTCGATGCCGAGGTATCTCCCGAGGTTCTGAAGGCGATCGAAGCGATCCCGCAGGTGAAGCGTGTCCGCCCCGTACGCTTCTGA
- a CDS encoding DUF1902 domain-containing protein, translated as MARKFTVRCAWDEAAGVFFVHDSPVPGLATEAPTMPALLCKLPGMIRDLLGLEDGAYIDIYVERVNR; from the coding sequence ATGGCCCGCAAATTCACCGTTCGCTGCGCCTGGGACGAGGCGGCCGGCGTCTTCTTCGTGCACGACTCGCCGGTGCCGGGCCTCGCCACCGAGGCGCCGACCATGCCGGCCCTGCTGTGCAAGCTGCCCGGCATGATCCGCGACCTGCTCGGCCTCGAAGACGGCGCCTATATCGACATCTACGTCGAACGGGTGAACCGCTGA